AAAACCGTAGCGCGACGTAAGTCGGAGGTGGCACCGGTAGTTACTTCTCCATAAACATTTTTTTCAGCCATATAGCCTCCTAATAAAACAGCGATCTCTTCAATAAAGTCTGATTTGGTATGCAAATGCTTATCTTCACTCGGTAACTTTAAGGTATAACCCCCTGCTCGGCCACGAGCGATAATAGAAACTTTATGAACATCATCTGCTCTTGGTGATTTATGAGCTACTAAAGCATGGCCAGCTTCATGATAGGCGGTTATTTCTTTCTCTTTAGGAGAAAGAATACGAGATCTTCTTTCTGGACCAAGCATAACTTTTTCAATGGAATCAAAAAGATCTTCCATTAAAATAACTTTTCTACCCCTTCTAGCCGCCAACAAAGCCGCTTCATTTAAAGCATTCGCTAAATCAGCACCGCTAAAACCAGGAGTTCTTTCGGCTATTTTTCTTAGAGCAACTTCTTTATCCAAAGGTTTTTGCCTGGAGTGAATTTTTAAAATAGCTTCTCTGTCATTAATATCCGGCTCATCCAAAACCACTTGTCGATCAAAACGCCCAGGACGAAGTAAGGCCGCATCTAAAACATCAGGGCGATTGGTAGCTGCCATAACAATTACTCCGGCGTTAACTTCAAAACCATCCATCTCAACCAATATCTGGTTAAGTGTCTGTTCTCTTTCATCATGAGAACCTCCAACACCTGTACCTCTTTTACGACCAACAGCGTCAATTTCATCAATAAAAATTATACAAGGAGCACTGCGCTTGGCTTTACGAAAAAGATCTCTTACCCTTGAGGCTCCTACCCCAACAAACATTTCTACAAATTCCGAACCAGAAATACTAAAAAATGGGACATTAGCTTCACCGGCTACCGCTCTAGCTAACAACGTCTTCCCCGTACCAGGACTACCAAGCAGCAAAACACCACGAGGTATTTTAGCTCCTAGTTCGGTAAATTTATTGGGGTACTTAAGAAAATCAACCACTTCACCTAATTCTTCCTTAGCTTCTCTAACTCCGGCTACATCATTAAAGGTTATTTTATCTTTCGGGGACTGTAAATTAACTTCTCTGGCTTGAGATTGCCCAAACATCATGGCCTTGCTATTGGAACCTTGGACAGAACGATACATTAAGAAAAGGAAAAGTCCCAACAAAAGAACCGGAAAAAGAAAAGGCAAAAGAGTGCCCAACCAAACAGATGCTCCAGTTGGAGCCTCTACGGTAATAGACAAAGAGCTCATTTCTTCAGCAGTTACTCCATAGTTAGCCAAAAGTTCGGTTAAAGCTTGTCCAGTTTCCTTAAGAGCGGTTTGTTCTTGTCCGTCTCTAAGCTTAATAAAAAGCTCATCAGCGCGTACCTCTACTGATTCAACCTTATCTTCTTTAATATTTGAAACCAAAGAAGCCAGATCTGTTTTATCCGGCTCTTGGCGATTGTTTCCTATTAAAGAGAATAAAACTCCCAAAAAGATAAAACAAAAAACAATCAGTAAGAAATTCTTTAAAAAAAGCTTCATAAATTAATAACCACTCAATTACTCAATCATCTTACGAATGGAATGAATCTTATAAGCAACGTAAAAAAGACTGTAGGCGATAAGAAGAATTATCAAGCCTATTAAGAGTCTAACTAAAAAAGTGTCCCAAACTACCACTACGGCCATAATCAACAAGAATAAGCCGTTAGCGATAAAGATCCACATAAGATCCGTTAAACGCTGCTTAATAAGCGTAATGATGTTTTGCATATGATTAAAATTAAAGTGAATAAAATTCTCTTTAATTATACCAAAAAAGCTTTAAAAGTTCAAATGAGTTGCTAGGGTTATTCTATATCAACTTAGCTAACTTAACATCAATAATTTAATCGCCACCAATAAATAATACAAACTTATTATGAATTAGTATCGTCCGAATTGCCTTCTTCGTCTACTTCATCTTCCCTAACCACTTCATCCTTATCCTTATCTTCCGGAGTTTCTTCTTTTTCCTTATCCTTTTTTTCTTCTGATTCACCTTTTACGTCCTCTTCTTTACCTTTCTTGTCCTTCTTGTCTTCTTTATCTTCTCCATCTTTTGTATTTTCTTCTACCTCATCTTCTGTTGTATCTTCTTTGTCTTTATTCTTTTCATTTTTTGGTTTACGTGAACGAGCTTTACCTGGTACAGCCAAACCTAAACGATGTTCTTTAGAATCAAGTGAAATAACTTCAAAAGTTGCAGTTTCCCCAGCCTTAAAAGCATCTTCTATTTTTTTACCAGCCGTTAAACCAAGTTGACTAATATGAGCCAAACCATGAATGTCTTGATCAAGTTCAATAAACAAACCAAAAGGATTTACCTTAAGGATCTTTCCTTCAACATTTTTACCAACAGCATATTTTTCCTCAACGTTTTTCCAAGGGTCATCTAAGAGATTCTTAACGGAAAGAAAAATCTTTGCTCCTTCAATACCGATAATCTGGGCTTTAACATTATCTCCGACTTTATAAAGATCAGACGGATCTTCAATACGTTGCCAAGCTAACTGACTAATATGAATTAAACCTTCAAGGTTACCTCCAAAGTTAACAAAGACACCAAAACCGGTAACGGCAATAACCGAACCTTCCACTGAGTCGCCAACTGCATATTGGGAAATAACATCTTTTTGTTTTTCCTGCCAAGCATCCTTTTCACTAACCACTAGTTTTTCTTCCTTGCGATCCAAAGCAATAATTCTAACTTCAGCTTCCGTTCCAACTAGAGATTTCAGTTTTTCAAAAATTTTGGTTTTATCTCCACCTGAAACACGAGGGTAGTTTTCCGGAGAGAGCTGAGAAACAGGCAAGAAGGCTTGAATTTGTGCATAGCTTACCATTAAGCCACCGCGATTAGCCGCGTTAATTTTAACACTAATCGGTTGTTTCTTTTCATAAGCCTCGGTTAAACTCTGCCAAGCTTTTTCTTGTCCAGCAAAACGGAAAGATAATTCAAGTTCACCGTTTTCATTTTCAGGTTCAATAACCGTTGCTTCAATTTCTTCACCAGGCTTAAGACCAGCAAACTCACTAGCCTCAAAATAAAGTTCACGTCCACGTACTACACCGGTTAAAAAACCGCCGATATCAATTTTAACTTCCGCCTTAGAGGCAGACAGAATCTTGCCCTTAACGGTATCTCCGACCTGGGGAATGGTTATTTTACCCTCACGTTCTTTAAGTAAGGCAGCAAAATCTTGGCCAGCACTTTTTGTTTGATTACTCATAAAATAAAAAAAGAGTTTCTTAACCTCTGCTCCAATAAGAGCTTGGGTCTTTCGGCCACCCGGACGATATACGTCTTTCTCCCGAAAGGTTATTAAAGGTGGTATTCAATTTATTACCTATTATTTATAGCATAGAGGAAAAGAAAAAGCAAGGGTTAATTAAAAGCCTCTTTTTCAATAAAACCTCCCTTAATAGGGAGGTTTTATTGATATTTTGTTCAAAGATTTAATCTTTTTGCTTAACTTTTCATCCTTACTTTTAATCTTACATAGGTACTCCACAAGCAGCTGAGTTAGCGTTACTGGCGGCTGTACCTTCACCAAAACCAGGAGAAGGTGTACCAGCAGGCATAGCTTCGGAACACTCTGAAGGTTGATTATTAAAAGCGGCACAAATGGTAGCCATTAAGCTTTGGCTGTCTCTACCAGTGTTAACTTCTTTACCATTAATAACCAAAGTTGGTGAACCCTGGACTCCGTATTTTTTATTATCCGCATCATGAATAGAAAAAGGAGGGAACTGTCCGTTATAGGTAGTGCGGTCATTATAATTAGCAGTTAACTTGTAGTCTGAATCAGCTTTAGAAACACAAGAAGAAATTTTGCCTTCATCTAAACCAGCTTGTGTACCACAAGCAGCTGAATCACCAGCTTTAACAAAACAATTAAGATAGCCAACTAACTTTTCTGGTTGTTCTTTATCAATACAGTATTGGCGAGCTTGTTCATCGATTTCAATCTTGTCATGCATGGCATAGTTAACAAATTTAGGTTGGAAGTCCATCTTATCACCCAAAGCGGCGACTACTGGTAAAATACCTTTTTGCATTTGTAGACCAAATGGACAATGACTCATAACAAACAACTCAACTACTGGTTTCTCTGATTTAGGCAAATCGGCAGGAATAACTGGAGCTGAAGCAGTTGAGGGGGCGCCGTCCACTCCTTGAGAAGCCAAGGAAACCGAAGTATCCATACCTTGAGGGAAGAACATCTTACCATCCTTTGACATAAAAGATTCAATGGAATCTCCCTCCAACATAACGGTTAACTTATAAAGAGTCTTATTATAATCCGTTACCTCAGAAACAGTAGCGGTAGAGCCAGAAACAAGCTCTGAATTAATATATTTTTCAGCTAAGGTCTTAGCTTCTTCAGGTGAAAGCTTTTTAGCACTGCTAAAATTTCCATCGCCAAAGTTAGCTACCGCCACAATAACCAAAACCACCGCAATGGCGATAACGGCTATTAAAGTGTTAGAATTTTGCGACTTGGTCGCTGGGCTACCATGGCTGCCTTGATGGGCATGTCCCTCATGAGAAGGCTTATGTTCATGATGGGCATGTCCCTCATGAGAAGGCTTATGTTCACCATGGTGTTGGTGATTATTTTCCATATATTTATGTATGTTATTAAAAAGCCCTAAAAGCTTATTTAAAAATAATTAATAAAATTATAAAATTATTGGTTAAATAACCAATGGTTATTATAGTTATTACAGTATACCTTAAGTAAGCCAAGGGGTCAAATAAAAAGCTTAATCTGAGATTAACCTAATTAATTAAACCCAGGTAACACAGGCTACCGAGTCTCCTTCTTCCTTAAAGCGCATTAAGCGTACCCCTTGGGTATCCCGACCAGATTCGCTAACCGTCTTAAATGGCAAACGAATAACCTGTCCTTTAGTAGAGATAATGATCAGATCCTTATTGCTCATAGCCTCAATATTAACAACATAAGCGTTAGTTAAAGTACCAGTTTTCGTGGTTACTTTAGCGGTCTTAATACCACTGCCGCCTCTAGATTGAACCTTATAAAGAGCTAAAGGCGTACGTTTACCATAGCCACCAGCCATAACGGAGAGGATTTGCATATCTTTGGATTTTTTCTGCTCCTCGGCAATAATACCCATACCAATAACACTGTCGTCTTTTTTAAGGCGAAGCCCGATAACTCCGGCCGCACTGCGACCCATTGGTCTAACATCGCTTTCTTTAAAGCGAATAGCTTGTCCGGCGGAAGTGATT
This genomic window from Patescibacteria group bacterium contains:
- the ftsH gene encoding ATP-dependent zinc metalloprotease FtsH, encoding MKLFLKNFLLIVFCFIFLGVLFSLIGNNRQEPDKTDLASLVSNIKEDKVESVEVRADELFIKLRDGQEQTALKETGQALTELLANYGVTAEEMSSLSITVEAPTGASVWLGTLLPFLFPVLLLGLFLFLMYRSVQGSNSKAMMFGQSQAREVNLQSPKDKITFNDVAGVREAKEELGEVVDFLKYPNKFTELGAKIPRGVLLLGSPGTGKTLLARAVAGEANVPFFSISGSEFVEMFVGVGASRVRDLFRKAKRSAPCIIFIDEIDAVGRKRGTGVGGSHDEREQTLNQILVEMDGFEVNAGVIVMAATNRPDVLDAALLRPGRFDRQVVLDEPDINDREAILKIHSRQKPLDKEVALRKIAERTPGFSGADLANALNEAALLAARRGRKVILMEDLFDSIEKVMLGPERRSRILSPKEKEITAYHEAGHALVAHKSPRADDVHKVSIIARGRAGGYTLKLPSEDKHLHTKSDFIEEIAVLLGGYMAEKNVYGEVTTGATSDLRRATVLARRLITDYGMSENLGPRTFGDKEEAGYLGKSDYEARDYSEKTAEEIDKEISGFIDMGMKKAEEIIIKYRDDLQKITDKLLEKETIEQEEFLALMNDRKTEEKAKDKDGDSEE
- a CDS encoding S1 RNA-binding domain-containing protein; its protein translation is MSNQTKSAGQDFAALLKEREGKITIPQVGDTVKGKILSASKAEVKIDIGGFLTGVVRGRELYFEASEFAGLKPGEEIEATVIEPENENGELELSFRFAGQEKAWQSLTEAYEKKQPISVKINAANRGGLMVSYAQIQAFLPVSQLSPENYPRVSGGDKTKIFEKLKSLVGTEAEVRIIALDRKEEKLVVSEKDAWQEKQKDVISQYAVGDSVEGSVIAVTGFGVFVNFGGNLEGLIHISQLAWQRIEDPSDLYKVGDNVKAQIIGIEGAKIFLSVKNLLDDPWKNVEEKYAVGKNVEGKILKVNPFGLFIELDQDIHGLAHISQLGLTAGKKIEDAFKAGETATFEVISLDSKEHRLGLAVPGKARSRKPKNEKNKDKEDTTEDEVEENTKDGEDKEDKKDKKGKEEDVKGESEEKKDKEKEETPEDKDKDEVVREDEVDEEGNSDDTNS